TTGGCTTGAGTGACAGGGATCTAGGGAACATGTTTGAGGAACTTCTGAAAGGGAGGCCTTCGCATGACTGAGCCAGTGTTGAAGCTTGATCGTGTCTCGAAGTCATACCCCGGGTTCGAACTGCAGGATGTTTCGTTTGAACTCCCGCGAGGATACATCATGGGCCTGATTGGACCGAACGGCGCGGGAAAGACCACCACCATCAGGTTGATCATGAACTTGGCCCGCCCGGACTCCGGGANNNNNNNNNNATCCGGCTGTTCGGTATCGACAGTAGTCGGTCGCCCCAGGAGACGAAGCGAAGGATCGGCTACGTTGGGGAGAATCAGAACTTCTATGATGAGATGAGAGTGAGCTGGACGGCAGGCTTCGTCAGGCAGTACTATCCCCAGTGGGATCAGGGTCTCTTCCAGACGATGCTCGACAGGTTCGGTGTTGATCCTAAGAAGAAGGTGGGAGCGCTATCGAAAGGGACTCGGGTCAAGCTCGCATGCGCGCTTGCCATCGCCCACCACCCGGAGCTTCTGATTCTCGATGAACCCACGTCGGGGTTGGACCCCGTGGTCAGACAAGAACTCCTTGCCGAACTCCTTGCGTTCGTCAGAGCTGGCGACAGATCAGTGTTATTCTCCTCCCACATAACCCAGGACCTAGAGAGGATTGCGGACTACATCACCCTGATCATCGGGGGGAGGATTGTTGACAGCACTGACAAGGAGGACCTTCTCGATCGCCACCGGAGGTCGAACCCGACCGCTTCCTTGGATGACCTATTGATTTCGCTCGTGAAGGGAGGAAAGTAGGATGCTCAAGCTCATCGTCAAGGACCTATACATTAACCGAGCTCAGCTCCTGACGCCTCTTGCGATAGTCTTCGCGATCTATGCAGCTGGTCTCGTCTTCAGGGATCAGGTGGTGGCAGGGTACGCCATGACGTTCCTCGGAACCTACGCGGTGCTTGTGACCCCCATGTTTGCTCTGGCATCGTTGCAGACTGAGGAGAAGAACCGTACGCTCGGGTTTCTTTGCACCATGCCCATCTCGCCCGGGGAAATTGTGGCATCCAAGTTTCTTGCGACTCTGGTTCTTGCAGGTGTCACGGCGACGCTGTTCACCGCCTTGGCAAGGCTCGGCCCCTCACTCATGCCGATGGAGGCTGTCAGGGAGACCTGGGGTAACCCCAGCTACTTCCTGTTGATTGCCCTCACCCTACCTGTGGCTGCGGCCGCGCTCATCGCCTTTTTCAAGTCTGGAGTGTCAGCTGCGCGGACCGTGGTCATGGTGGGGGTGGCGGTCTTCGCCTTCGGGAGCATGATGCTCAGCAGGCAACTGGGTGTCCACGGGAACCTTATCGCGGGAATGTTCGATCCCGGCCCTGGGCCGACTGCGGCCGTGCTTGTGGTTGCCTTGTGTCTCTACACTCTGGGTTACCTCGTGGCCAAGAAGGTGTTTGAGAACAGGGAGCTCTCGTAAGTCCCCGGCAGGACAGAGAACCTCTCGCCCCGAATGGAAGAACCTCAGAGAACCACTATGGCACAAGGGGCGAAACACATGAGGATCGACCTAGTCCAGACACTGCTGACCCTATCGAGTAGCCTGGACTACGCGTACCGTGGCATGACGGACCACCACCACATCGTAACCCTCGCAGCCCTC
This sequence is a window from Bacillota bacterium. Protein-coding genes within it:
- a CDS encoding ABC transporter ATP-binding protein, which translates into the protein IRLFGIDSSRSPQETKRRIGYVGENQNFYDEMRVSWTAGFVRQYYPQWDQGLFQTMLDRFGVDPKKKVGALSKGTRVKLACALAIAHHPELLILDEPTSGLDPVVRQELLAELLAFVRAGDRSVLFSSHITQDLERIADYITLIIGGRIVDSTDKEDLLDRHRRSNPTASLDDLLISLVKGGK
- a CDS encoding ABC-2 transporter permease, giving the protein MLKLIVKDLYINRAQLLTPLAIVFAIYAAGLVFRDQVVAGYAMTFLGTYAVLVTPMFALASLQTEEKNRTLGFLCTMPISPGEIVASKFLATLVLAGVTATLFTALARLGPSLMPMEAVRETWGNPSYFLLIALTLPVAAAALIAFFKSGVSAARTVVMVGVAVFAFGSMMLSRQLGVHGNLIAGMFDPGPGPTAAVLVVALCLYTLGYLVAKKVFENRELS